From the genome of Treponema denticola:
CTTAAAGATTTCAATGATTTCATCTTCAGCACTCTTGTTACCGGCAACAACAACAGGAACCTTGACGCCGTAATCGGCAAGCATCTTTGCATTATGGATTATACAGCGTGAATCACCGCCGTTTGTGCCTCCTGCTAAGAGTATTATATCCGCATTTGAGCTTACTATCTCCTCAGCTTCACTTTTATTGAGATTATGACTGTAAGTGTGGATTACCTTAGCTCCGGCGCCGAGGGCTGCCCGTTTTGCAGCCTCGCTCGTAAGTTCCGGCACAAGGCCTATGGCTATAATCTTTAAGCCCCCTGCAGCCGAGGAGCAGGCAAGGCTTTTTACTACAGTATAATCCGTTCCCGTTTTTTTGTGTAATAGGTCAAGGGCATTATTATAACCTATCATAACATCGGTTTCTACAGTCGTATAAGCCTTTGCCGTACCGATTATGTCTTCTTTTTCGACATCCACAAGGGTTATTTTTGTATTGGTACTTCCAAAGTCAACAAATAAATAACAGTTCATTTTGAGTAAATTTTAAATTAAGCTTAAGTCCTATACATGATCAGGAAAATCTGCGTATAAATCTTTAATAGTCGTTTCAACCGGAGTTCCGGGAGGATAAACATGATCAAAGCCCATATCAGTAAAACGTTTATGTACATCATCAAAATCCTGCTTACCTACAACTATGTTTCCGCCGACAAAAAGTTTAATACCCTTTAAACCTGCTTCATCGCATTTTTCGCGCAAGCCCTTGCAATCCAGCTCTCCTTGACCGTAAAGAGAAGATACTAAAATTGCATCCGCATTCGTTTCAAGGGCAGCATTTATAAAGTCCTCTTGGGGGCTTAAAACGCCTATATTGGTTACCTCAAAACCGGCCTCGGTCAAAGAATAATCCAAAATTTTATTACCGACAGCATGACAATCAGAGCCTATTACGCCCAATACAAGTTTAATCTTTCTTGCCATATTCCGCCTCCTCAAATTTATCGTATTAAAATCCAGTTTATTATTAAAAGAAAGATATGTCAAGTACGCCAAAAACTTCAACATAACTATACAGCTTGTAAAAAGTATAAAAATCGAGTATACTATTAAAATATGCCGGAAACTACAGACTGGGAAACAAAAAAATTTAATGAGCTCTTTGATGATGAAATAAGAGTTTTAACTAGACGAAGAGAGAATTCCAAAGATTGCTCCATAAGCGACCTTCAAGGTACATTAGAAGCTCTATATATATTGGAAGGAAACAATATTGCCGGAAGAAGCAGGGTTCATGAAATAGCTCTTTCAGCTTCAATCGCTGCCTATGAAAAATTTATCGAGGACTGGAAAAATGAAAAAACAACACAAAAATAATGACTTTATAATATTCAAGATAGGATTATTATTTCTTTTAATTCTTTTTAGTTTTTCTTCATGTTCAATAAAAAAGATGGCCTATAATTCGGTAGCAAATGCCATGGCTCCTCTTCCTGAAAAAAAAATACCTACAAAAGCCGATCCCAATGCTCCGAATCCCATCACGGCTTTAACCGGAGAAGATGATGTAGAGCTCGTCGGAGAGGTCTTTCCCGTTATTTTAAAAGTCTATGAGGGAATGCACATAGCAAACCCATCCCATAGGGGGCTTGCTATAATGACGGGAGAGCTTTATATAATGTATGCAAATATATTTGTAGAAAGTCCCGCAGCCTATCTTTCGGATGATGAATACGATAAAAAAGACAAGGCTTTTAATAGAGCAAAAAAGTTTTATAAAAGAGGATATAACAAGATCCTTTCAGCCTTAGATACGGCATACCCGGGATTTACTCAAGCTATAAACTCCGATAATGAGGAAAAAATAGAGGCAATGCTAAAAAAATGCAAGCTCTACGACACTGAAGCTCTGCATTGGGCAGGAGCCGGTATTTTGGCAGCTTTTGCCCTTGATCCACTGGATATTCAAAGCTTACAAACAGTTCAAGGGGCGAGGTTAATGCTTGAAAAAGTTTGCAGCCTTGATCCTGATTATTCTGACGGGGCAACATGGGAAATTTTGACTAAATTTTATGCCTCCGCTCCGGACAGCCTGGGCGGCAATATTGAAAAAGCCGAAAAAGCTTATAAAAAGGCCCTTGAGCTCTCCCAAGGGAAAAGTCCTTCAATCCATGTAACCTATGCCCTCTCTTTTTGTGTACCTAAACAGGACAGCAAGGGATTTGATGAAGCTATAGAAAAAGCCTTAGCTGTCAATCCTGAATTAGATCCGAATAATAAGCTGGCCATAAGCATTTCACAAAGATATGCAAAATGGCTAAAAGAAAATAAAGAAATGTTTATATTGGGAGAATAGAATGAAGAAAAAATTATTATTTGCTTTTTTTGTACTGATAACGATTTCAGGCATCTTTGCTCAACAGAAGATTGTTTTAAAGATTGCAAGCAGTGCATCTGCAAGGACTCCTTGGGATATTGAATTAAAAAAGTTAGCTCAAGAGTGGAACAAGATAACCAATGGGCTTGTAAGCCTTAGGTTTATGGATATGACGGTCATCGGAGGAGAAAAAGCAGGAATTGTAAAGATGAAACCTTCCCGCCCCGGACAAAGACCTCAGATAGACGGTGCTATTTTAACTCCTATCGGCTTAAATGAGCTTGCACCAAATGCAAAAATTTTTACCATGTCTCTCCCTTTTTTAATACAAAATCAAGAAGAACTTGATTTGGTTTTAAGTAAGTACGGATATGCCTTTGAAAATGAAATTCAAAAAAGCGGATGTAAACTTATAACATGGTCCAATGTGGGCTGGCTTTCATTTTATACAAAGGATTCCTATTCAAGCCTTGATGAGTTAAAAAAGATAAAAATGCTGTGCTCAAATGACACAAAGGATTTTACGGACGTTCTAAAAGTCTCAGGTTTTAATGTATTACCCGTACTACCCGCCAAATTCACTCAGGAATTAAAGGCCTCAGCAGGAGCAAGAAGTTTTGCATCGATTTCTATTCTTACTTACACATTAAGGCTGTACAAGGATGTATCCTACCTGCTTGATGCCCGTATATGTCCTATAATGGCAGGCTTTGTGATTGCCGACGAATCTTGGGCTCTTATACCTGATGAATACAAACCGGCAATGCTGGAAGCAATGAATAAAACAACAAAAAAGCTAAACATAGCCCTTGAGGATATGGAAAAAGACTATATAAAAAAAATGAAGCAGGACGGTTTAAAAATAATAAGCCTTAGCCCTCAGCAAAGAAAAGAATGGACAAAAGAGTTCAACACCGATATGCAGCGGGTACAAAAAGCTATTCCGGGCTTGATAAATGCTGAAATATATGAAAAAATTACAGCATTGCTTGAAGCATACCGCAAATAAGTATATTATCATAAGATGAGAAAGATAGTTAATGGTTTTGTTTTAGCTCTAACGGCAGTGCTGATTGTGCTGCCTTTTATAATCCATATAACCGTAGGTTTCGGTAAAAACGGTTTAGAGTATGAACGTTTGATTGTTCAGCTGGTCTTTGTATTTGCCTGTTTTGCAGGTATAATAACCACAATAGAAAAGCGGCAGCTGAATATAGAAGTCTTTACTTCTAAATTAGATAAAAAACTCCAATCAATCATACACGGGTTTATATCATGTGTAAATATAGCAATCCTCACAGCGGTATTTTTCTCGGTATTCCCAAACTATAATATGCTTTCTTCTGAAGATCATGTTTTATATATTCCTATAAAAATTTTCTTCTCAGCCCTCCCTCCAATGTACTTGACAATGCTTATATTGGAAATAAAAAGAAACAAGTGCATAGTTTCAAGCATACTAGGTCTTTTTATAGGATTACTGATAAGTACGGGCTCAATTTTAGGCCTTTTAAATCTAATACTCGGCTCATGGTACCCTGAAATAAACGATTCAGGCCTTGCAATTCTTTTAAGCGGTATTTCCGCATCAGTTCAAATTTTTTCGGAAAATGCTATTTGGCCGATTGTTTTAGTATTTACTATTCTCAGCCTTTTCGGAATGCCCCTTTATATTGCACTTTCAGGTCTGGCATATTTTGCCTTTATGACCACGGGAGGATATGTCGAAAGTATCCCCATGGAAACTTACGGTATTTTAACGGATACATCCATAGCGGCAATCCCCCTATTTACGGTTGCAGGCTACCTTTTAGCAGGAGGAAGCGCAGGAAAGAGGCTGTTGAACTTTGTAAAAAACTCTGTAGGGTGTATAAGAGGCGGCGTTGTTATTGCAGCAGTACTGGTTGCAACATTTTTTACAACTTTCACCGGAGCATCGGGAGTAACCATCTTGGCCCTAGGAGGGATTTTAAGCGTAATTTTGACAGGATCAGGCTATTCCGAAGATGATTCGGAAGCCCTTATAACAGCCTCCGGTTCCATAGGCCTTTTATTGCCCCCAAGTTTGGCCGTTATAGTCTATGGAGCAACTAATTTTATGAGCGTAAACATCTTTGACCTCTTTAAGGGAGCTATTCTTCCGGGCATTCTTTTAGCCCTGTCAATGATGACTATAGGAATCATAAAGGATAAAAACTTAAAAAGAATTAGGTTTTCAAGGGAGGCTTTTTTTCAAAGTTTTAAGTCTGCATCTTTTGAGCTCTTGCTCCCCCTATTAATAGCAGTTCTCTATTTTAGAGGTTATTTTACCCTTTTTGAAACTGCATCTTTTACGGTTTTATATTCGTTTATATTGGAAGTATTTATAAGAAAAGACTTGAGCATAAAAAAAGCTCTTGACCTTGTTTTACAAAGCATACCTGTTGCAGGAGGTGTGCTTGTAATAATAGGAGCTGCAAAGGGGCTTGCTCTCTTTTTGGTATATGCAGGCATTCCTGAAATTCTTTCGGATTTGGCAATAACCTTTGTAGGATCTAAAATTTTATTTTTGCTGCTTTTGAATATCGTGTTATTGATAGTAGGCTGCATTATGGATCTATATTCGGCAATTTTAGTCGTTTCGCCCTTGGTAATCCCTGTTGCTGAGAGCTTTGGAATACATCCTGTTCATACAGGTGTTATATTCTTAACAAACCTAGCCCTTGGATTCTTGACACCGCCTATAGGAATGAACCTTTTTATAGCAAGCTATACATTTAAAAAACCTGTAATAAAAATCGTCAAAAGTATTCTACCCTATCTTGCAGTTCAATTTCTTATTTTACTCTTAATTACATATATTCCGTGGTTTAGCATGGTCTTTATCGGGGAATAAAAAGGCTTTTATAAAAATCGGCTGCCGCCTTTATCAAAAAGCCGCAGCCTATTAATTACCTTAAGACTTGTAAAAATATAAGGGCAATGTGTAGATTAAACCCTGCTTTTGTCTTTTACAGCTATAATAGCTCCCAAAATCATCAAATGGCGTGAAAATAAAGAAAGATAATTTAAAACCGACATTGTGCTTCCAAATACATTTCCGTTTATCGGTCCTATTATATCAATGAGAACGATATTTATAATCCATAAGATCATAAATATGATTAAGATTATATTTGTTAATCTTATCTCGCCTGAAAAAAATTCAACAATTAAAAAAACTCCGGCAATGAGTTCTGCAACTGCAAGACTTATTACTATGATGGTTGTAATTATTCGGCTTTTAAAAACCGCATCTAAAAGGGCAACCGCCTGCCCCAATTCCCCTGCATTCGATCTGATTAACCCCAAGATACCGGCAACAATCAAAAAAAATGCCAGAGCAATTTGCAATACTATAAGGCCTACTGTTCTTTTCATAAGAACCTCCATAAATTAAAATCGGAGCCGTTTAAGCTCTTATTATTGTATCGGAACAAGTTTCTTTTTCCTGTAGACTGAGAATTTCAATTAGCATACGATGTTGACATTTTTGTCTTCATTTTTTAAAATGAGAAAGCGTTTAATAATCGGGATGGTATTTAGATGAAAAATGTTAAAATAGAAATTTGTGCGGGATCCTTTGAGGATGCCGTCTTGGCGGAAAAAGCGGGGGCTTCAAGGATTGAGCTTAATTCTTCTCTTTTTTTGGGAGGATTGACTCCATCTCTTGGAACATTAAAGATGGTTAAAAGAGAAACTCATCTTGAGGTTATGACCATGGTAAGGCCCAGAGCTGCCGGTTTTTTTTACTCTTCTTATGAGTATAAGACTATGCTTGAAGATGCAAAACTTTTTATAGATAATGGAGCAGACGGCATTGTCTTCGGTTTTCTAAAAAAGGACGGAACTATCGATTCAAAACGGTGTGAAGCTTTGATAAAAATTGCAGGGGGAGCGGATAAGGTTTTTCATAGAGCTATTGATGTGGTGCCCGACCCCTTAAAGGCGCTGGATGAACTTATTTCTTTAGGATTTACCAGAGTTTTAACCAGCGGGCAAGAACCCACAGCCTACGAGGGAGCCGACTTAATTGCAAAAATGGTGAAGCGTGCAAAAGGCAGAATCGAAATTTTACCCGGCGGCGGCATTACCGAAAAAAACGCTTCAAAAATAATCAAGCTCACGGGTGTTGATCAGATTCACTTTGCAGCCCTAAAACGCAGAGAAGAACCGTCTACCAAGGCAAATCCTTCAATCTACTATGGAGGAGCCCTCTATCCGCCTGAAGACAGCATCGAGGTTGCCGGTCTCGATGAGATGATAAGGGTAATGGAAAGCTTGTAATTTTTTTATTTATCGATAATTTATTAGTTCGGACTAGAAGAAAACAAGAATGTTATTTAGGATTTGCCGGAATATATACTCAAGTTTTAACTATTCGCCCTCTTGAAACAAAATATAAAAAAAGATATAATCTTCCACTGTAATAGATGGATGATTTTAAGATAATTTCGTGGGAAGAGCTTGTTGAAGCAGCTCAGTCTATTTTAACCGGTTCGGATTTTTTCCCCGAAGGAAAAGAAACAGCGATTAGTGTGGGCGGTTTTGACGGCCCCCATAAAGGCCATGATAAGCTTTTAAGGCAAGTTTTAAATTATGCAGCCGAAAAAGCCCTTGTTCCGGGGCTTGTTACTTTTTTCCGCTCACCGGCAGCAGTAAAAAATAAGGCTTATTCGGGCGATGTTTCATCGCTCAGGCTAAGATTAAAAAAGTTTCAGGAATTAGGTTTTCATTTCATTGTACTTATTGACTTTTCCGCAAGTTTTGCTAAAATAGAAGGAACTGCGTTCTTTGATATTCTTATAAAGACTATCCGTATGAAGTATTTGGCTGTAGGCAGCGATTTTTTATGCGGATATCGCCGAGGATTGGGGGTTGACGATTTAAAAGAAATCGCCCCTCAGAAAGGCTTTTGCTTTGATTCCATCGATCCCGTGAATCGAGGCTCCCTTAAGATTAGCTCCAGTGCTATCAGGGAGGCTGTACGTTTAGGGGATTTTTCCCTTGCAAAAGAGCTTTTGGGTTATCCTTTTTTATTTGATTTCGTAGGTTTGCCGTGGGAGGTAAAGGACAAAAACACAATTTTTGCTCCCAAAGCATATATATCGCAGATTCTTCCGCAAAGCGGGAAGTATAGGGTCTTGGTTCAAAAAACAGACAGACAAGAACAAGAAGCTCATTGCCTTATAGATGACGAGGGGCTGCTCTTGTATTTTTCTGAAAAGGATTCAAAAGGTTTTGAGCTAAAAGACCTTAATAATTTTGACACTATAGAATTTATTTGTAAGGAGTAAGTAATGGCAGTTACTAAAGAACAAAAAGCATCGATCGTAAAGAAATTCGGTGCAAGCGAAAAAGACACAGGCGATGTAAAGGTGCAGATTGCCTTATTGACCGAAAAAATTAATCAGTTGACAAACCACTGCAAGGAGCATCCTAAAGATGCAGGCAGCCGACGAGGTTTGATCAGCATGGTAGGTCATAGACGCAGTTTGCTTAAATACTATCGCAGAACAGACATTGAAGGTTATAGAACTATTCTTAAAGAGCTTAACCTTAGAAAGTAGTTTGATAAGGTGCAGGGGCAGAAAGACTGAATTCTTGTCCTTGCGCCTTTATCTTTATTTATTGAGTTTTAAAATTGATGTAATTTTAAAGAAGAGATTTTCAAAGAGAAAAATAATGAGAAAAAGAGTAACTTATAAAATCGGCGAACATGATTTAATTTTAGAAACCGGTTATTTGGCAAAACAGGCCAACGGTTCTATTTATGCGGAATATGCCGGTTCCGCAATTTTAGCTACAATCTGTGCTTCGGGACAGGCTCAGGAAGGTTTAGACTATGTCCCCCTAACGGTTGATTATAACGAAAAATATTATGCAGCCGGAAAAATCCCCGGAGGCTTTATAAAAAGAGAGGGTAGACCAAAGGATAAGGAAATCCTTGTTTCCCGTCTTATAGACAGGCCAATGCGCCCCTTGTTTAACAAAGAATTCGGACGGGAAATTCAGCTTGTTCCCACCTGTATTTCAACGGATATGATAAATCCGCCCGACATCCTTGCAGTTATCGCAAGCTCCGCAGCCGTTCATATTTCGGATATACCATTTGACGGCCCCGTTGCAGCGGCCCGTGTTGCCTATAAAAACGGCGAATATATTATAAACCCGACCTTTAGCCAAATTGAAACGGCCGATATGGAAATCGTAGTTGCCGGAACAAAAGAGGGTATTACCATGGTCGAAGGCGGTGCTAACGAGGTTTCCGAAGAGGTCATGCTTACAGCCTTGGAAAAAGCCCATGAAATGATCAAGGCTCTTTGCAAGATGCAGGAAGATTTACGCGAACTTGCCGGAAAAGAAAAACTTCCCCTCGTTCCCCTTGAAGCCGAGCTTGAAAATAAGCAGGCAATTTATGATGAAGCCTTCCCCCGTTTAAGCAAAACCCTCTATCTTTCAACAAAGATGGAACGCCGCGAAGAATCGGACAAGGTAAAAAAAGAATTGGCCGAAAAATATGCAGAACAGCTTGAAGACGAAATTCAGCTTAAACTTTTTAATGCCCTCTTTGAAAAGATGGAGTATAATATTTTAAGAACCAATATCTTGGACAAGGGCTTGCGGGTTGACGGAAGAGGCACTAAGGACATTCGTCCCATAACTTGCGAAATCGGAGTTCTTCCCCGTCCCCACGGTTCGGCCGTCTTTACACGGGGCGAAACCCAGTCCTTGGGTGTTGTAACGATAGGAACAGTCTTTGACGAACAGATATATGATGACATCGAGGGCGACAGAAGAGAAAACTTTATTCTTCACTATAACTTCCCGCCATTCTCTGTAGGAGAGGTCGGAAGGCTCGGAACGGGTCGAAGGGAAATCGGGCACGGAAACCTTGCGCACCGCTCCCTTTATCCGATGGTTCCCGAAAGGGAAAAATTCCCCTATACGGTCCGTGTTGTTTCAGAGGTCTTGGAATCTAACGGTTCTTCTTCGATGGCTACCGTATGTTCGGGAACCCTTTCTATGCTTCATGCGGGCGTTCCCATGAAAAAGCCTGTTGCAGGTATTGCCATGGGGCTTATCACCGAAGGAAATGACCGTTACGCTATTCTTTCCGACATTCTTGGAGAAGAAGATCACTTAGGCGATATGGACTTTAAGGTTGCAGGTACGGCCGACGGAATTACGGGCTTCCAGATGGACATAAAGATTGCAGGTGTTTCGCCTGAAATTATGAAAAATGCCCTTGCACAGGCCAAAGAAGGAAGAATGCATATCCTCGGCATAATGAATCAGTGTATCTCCGCTCCCAATGCAGAACTTTCCCAATATGCTCCAAGAGTTGAGATGATTACAATACCCGAAGACAAGATCGGTGCACTAATCGGCCCGGGCGGAAAGAATGTAAAAGCCATTTCGGATAAGTATAATGTAACAATCAATACCGAAAATGACGGTACCGTAACCATTTACGGCAAGGACGGAACTTCGGATCTTAAAGGTGCAAAGCTGATTGTTAAGGGCATCACAAGCGATCCCGAAGTCGGAATGATCTATGACGGAACCGTAAAAAAGATTATGGACTTCGGCGCCTTTGTCGAAATCCTTCCCGGAAAAGAAGGCCTTTGCCATATTTCAAAACTTTCACGCTCCAGAGTCGAAAAGGTTTCGGATGTGCTTAAAGAAGGACAGGAAATACCCGTTAAACTTTTGGAAATCGATAAACTCGGAAGGCTCAACCTTTCTTATGTCGATGCTCTTGAAGAGCGTTCTAAATAAAAAGAAGCATGGAGCCGGTTGTTCGGCCCATGCTTTTAAATTTTGCGCATGGTGATTTTAGGAGATTGTAAATGGAAGTTTTTACAAAATTAAAAGAAGGAGCCCTTTTACCGGAATATAAAACGAGCGGATCTGCCGGAGCGGATTTGCGGGCCCTTATTGAAAACCCCATTATCTTAAAACCCATGCAAAGATGCTTAATTCCTACAGGCCTTTCAGTTGAATTACCTAAGGGAATTGAGCTTCAAGTGCGTCCCCGATCGGGGCTTGCCCTAAAACATGGTATTACCGTCTTAAACACTCCCGGCACTGTAGATTCGGACTACCGCGGAGAACTCGCCGTTCTTTTAATAAACCTCGGAAATGAAGACTTTAAAATAGAAAACGGGGACCGCATCGCCCAAGCCGTTATTGCCCAAGCTATTCAGGCTGACTTTGTTCAAAAAGATGAATTATCCAATACCGAACGAGGAGCAGGGGGCTACGGTTCTACGGGAATAGCATGATTAAAAAGAGCACAGCTTATGAGAAGCCTATCATTTAATCATAAAACAATCTTTATATATGTTTTTAAAGAACTCCTTTTATATTTTATAGTTTCTTTTTTATTTTTGTTTTTTATTTTCTTTGTTAATCAAATTCTTTTGATGGCTGAGGAGATTCTATCAAAAAAAGCTCCCGTCAAAGATGTTCTGATGCTTTTGTTTTATTCCCTCCCCTTTGTCATTGCAACAACAGCACCATATTCGGCTTTAATAGGGACTTTAATGTGCTTAGGCCGTTTTTCGGCAGACTATGAATTTATT
Proteins encoded in this window:
- the glmS gene encoding methylaspartate mutase subunit S, with product MARKIKLVLGVIGSDCHAVGNKILDYSLTEAGFEVTNIGVLSPQEDFINAALETNADAILVSSLYGQGELDCKGLREKCDEAGLKGIKLFVGGNIVVGKQDFDDVHKRFTDMGFDHVYPPGTPVETTIKDLYADFPDHV
- a CDS encoding TRAP transporter TatT component family protein; translated protein: MKKQHKNNDFIIFKIGLLFLLILFSFSSCSIKKMAYNSVANAMAPLPEKKIPTKADPNAPNPITALTGEDDVELVGEVFPVILKVYEGMHIANPSHRGLAIMTGELYIMYANIFVESPAAYLSDDEYDKKDKAFNRAKKFYKRGYNKILSALDTAYPGFTQAINSDNEEKIEAMLKKCKLYDTEALHWAGAGILAAFALDPLDIQSLQTVQGARLMLEKVCSLDPDYSDGATWEILTKFYASAPDSLGGNIEKAEKAYKKALELSQGKSPSIHVTYALSFCVPKQDSKGFDEAIEKALAVNPELDPNNKLAISISQRYAKWLKENKEMFILGE
- the dctP gene encoding TRAP transporter substrate-binding protein DctP yields the protein MKKKLLFAFFVLITISGIFAQQKIVLKIASSASARTPWDIELKKLAQEWNKITNGLVSLRFMDMTVIGGEKAGIVKMKPSRPGQRPQIDGAILTPIGLNELAPNAKIFTMSLPFLIQNQEELDLVLSKYGYAFENEIQKSGCKLITWSNVGWLSFYTKDSYSSLDELKKIKMLCSNDTKDFTDVLKVSGFNVLPVLPAKFTQELKASAGARSFASISILTYTLRLYKDVSYLLDARICPIMAGFVIADESWALIPDEYKPAMLEAMNKTTKKLNIALEDMEKDYIKKMKQDGLKIISLSPQQRKEWTKEFNTDMQRVQKAIPGLINAEIYEKITALLEAYRK
- a CDS encoding TRAP transporter large permease subunit, with protein sequence MRKIVNGFVLALTAVLIVLPFIIHITVGFGKNGLEYERLIVQLVFVFACFAGIITTIEKRQLNIEVFTSKLDKKLQSIIHGFISCVNIAILTAVFFSVFPNYNMLSSEDHVLYIPIKIFFSALPPMYLTMLILEIKRNKCIVSSILGLFIGLLISTGSILGLLNLILGSWYPEINDSGLAILLSGISASVQIFSENAIWPIVLVFTILSLFGMPLYIALSGLAYFAFMTTGGYVESIPMETYGILTDTSIAAIPLFTVAGYLLAGGSAGKRLLNFVKNSVGCIRGGVVIAAVLVATFFTTFTGASGVTILALGGILSVILTGSGYSEDDSEALITASGSIGLLLPPSLAVIVYGATNFMSVNIFDLFKGAILPGILLALSMMTIGIIKDKNLKRIRFSREAFFQSFKSASFELLLPLLIAVLYFRGYFTLFETASFTVLYSFILEVFIRKDLSIKKALDLVLQSIPVAGGVLVIIGAAKGLALFLVYAGIPEILSDLAITFVGSKILFLLLLNIVLLIVGCIMDLYSAILVVSPLVIPVAESFGIHPVHTGVIFLTNLALGFLTPPIGMNLFIASYTFKKPVIKIVKSILPYLAVQFLILLLITYIPWFSMVFIGE
- a CDS encoding copper homeostasis protein CutC; protein product: MKNVKIEICAGSFEDAVLAEKAGASRIELNSSLFLGGLTPSLGTLKMVKRETHLEVMTMVRPRAAGFFYSSYEYKTMLEDAKLFIDNGADGIVFGFLKKDGTIDSKRCEALIKIAGGADKVFHRAIDVVPDPLKALDELISLGFTRVLTSGQEPTAYEGADLIAKMVKRAKGRIEILPGGGITEKNASKIIKLTGVDQIHFAALKRREEPSTKANPSIYYGGALYPPEDSIEVAGLDEMIRVMESL
- a CDS encoding FAD synthetase family protein encodes the protein MDDFKIISWEELVEAAQSILTGSDFFPEGKETAISVGGFDGPHKGHDKLLRQVLNYAAEKALVPGLVTFFRSPAAVKNKAYSGDVSSLRLRLKKFQELGFHFIVLIDFSASFAKIEGTAFFDILIKTIRMKYLAVGSDFLCGYRRGLGVDDLKEIAPQKGFCFDSIDPVNRGSLKISSSAIREAVRLGDFSLAKELLGYPFLFDFVGLPWEVKDKNTIFAPKAYISQILPQSGKYRVLVQKTDRQEQEAHCLIDDEGLLLYFSEKDSKGFELKDLNNFDTIEFICKE
- the rpsO gene encoding 30S ribosomal protein S15; the encoded protein is MAVTKEQKASIVKKFGASEKDTGDVKVQIALLTEKINQLTNHCKEHPKDAGSRRGLISMVGHRRSLLKYYRRTDIEGYRTILKELNLRK
- the pnp gene encoding polyribonucleotide nucleotidyltransferase yields the protein MRKRVTYKIGEHDLILETGYLAKQANGSIYAEYAGSAILATICASGQAQEGLDYVPLTVDYNEKYYAAGKIPGGFIKREGRPKDKEILVSRLIDRPMRPLFNKEFGREIQLVPTCISTDMINPPDILAVIASSAAVHISDIPFDGPVAAARVAYKNGEYIINPTFSQIETADMEIVVAGTKEGITMVEGGANEVSEEVMLTALEKAHEMIKALCKMQEDLRELAGKEKLPLVPLEAELENKQAIYDEAFPRLSKTLYLSTKMERREESDKVKKELAEKYAEQLEDEIQLKLFNALFEKMEYNILRTNILDKGLRVDGRGTKDIRPITCEIGVLPRPHGSAVFTRGETQSLGVVTIGTVFDEQIYDDIEGDRRENFILHYNFPPFSVGEVGRLGTGRREIGHGNLAHRSLYPMVPEREKFPYTVRVVSEVLESNGSSSMATVCSGTLSMLHAGVPMKKPVAGIAMGLITEGNDRYAILSDILGEEDHLGDMDFKVAGTADGITGFQMDIKIAGVSPEIMKNALAQAKEGRMHILGIMNQCISAPNAELSQYAPRVEMITIPEDKIGALIGPGGKNVKAISDKYNVTINTENDGTVTIYGKDGTSDLKGAKLIVKGITSDPEVGMIYDGTVKKIMDFGAFVEILPGKEGLCHISKLSRSRVEKVSDVLKEGQEIPVKLLEIDKLGRLNLSYVDALEERSK
- the dut gene encoding dUTP diphosphatase, translating into MEVFTKLKEGALLPEYKTSGSAGADLRALIENPIILKPMQRCLIPTGLSVELPKGIELQVRPRSGLALKHGITVLNTPGTVDSDYRGELAVLLINLGNEDFKIENGDRIAQAVIAQAIQADFVQKDELSNTERGAGGYGSTGIA